The following are encoded in a window of Flavobacteriales bacterium genomic DNA:
- a CDS encoding D-2-hydroxyacid dehydrogenase — protein MKKILANDGVSAQGVIALEKAGYQVVTENVAQKDLIKAINDEGYVGLLVRSATKVREDLIDACPNLKLIGRGGVGMDNIDVEYARGKGLHVINTPAASSHSVAELVFAHLMGMARFVYDSNRQMPLEGEVSFKQLKKNYSKGIELKGKTMGIIGFGRIGQATAKIALGLGMDVCVYNRTPKTATITLDLAQGKTVDFEIETQPLEKVLMSADCLSLHLPAQKEPIIGKEQFEMMKEGVNIINAARGGVIDEVALMKALDEGVVAHAGLDVFDNEPKPDMKILMHSKISLTPHIGGQTKEAQARIGEELAEQIIDLLG, from the coding sequence ATGAAAAAAATATTAGCAAACGACGGAGTTTCAGCTCAAGGAGTGATCGCTTTAGAGAAAGCAGGATACCAAGTGGTAACAGAGAATGTAGCCCAAAAAGATCTTATCAAGGCAATCAATGATGAAGGTTATGTAGGTTTATTGGTTCGATCAGCAACCAAAGTAAGAGAAGACTTAATAGATGCTTGTCCAAACTTAAAACTCATCGGAAGAGGAGGAGTAGGAATGGATAATATTGATGTAGAATATGCACGAGGGAAAGGATTACATGTAATCAATACTCCAGCTGCGAGTTCCCACTCTGTAGCAGAGCTTGTTTTTGCTCATTTGATGGGAATGGCAAGATTTGTTTATGATTCTAATAGACAAATGCCACTAGAAGGAGAAGTAAGCTTTAAGCAACTCAAGAAAAACTATTCAAAAGGAATCGAACTCAAAGGGAAAACTATGGGAATTATCGGTTTTGGACGTATAGGTCAAGCTACTGCTAAAATTGCATTGGGATTAGGAATGGATGTTTGTGTTTATAACAGAACTCCAAAAACAGCAACAATTACCTTAGATTTAGCACAAGGAAAAACAGTTGATTTCGAAATTGAAACACAACCACTAGAAAAAGTATTGATGAGTGCCGATTGTCTTTCACTTCATTTACCTGCTCAAAAAGAACCTATTATAGGAAAAGAACAGTTTGAAATGATGAAAGAAGGTGTAAATATTATCAACGCTGCCAGAGGTGGAGTAATTGATGAAGTAGCACTTATGAAAGCACTAGATGAAGGTGTTGTAGCTCATGCAGGATTAGATGTTTTTGATAATGAACCTAAACCTGATATGAAAATATTGATGCATTCAAAAATCTCATTGACCCCTCATATTGGAGGACAAACGAAGGAAGCACAAGCAAGAATAGGTGAAGAATTAGCCGAGCAGATTATCGATTTATTGGGATAA
- a CDS encoding T9SS type A sorting domain-containing protein — MKRYLKFFSVLLFTLFAFQSQEAKAQSCATLSFDSLRFVYNGIPGSYSYRAYISNTGTAVTGANVVLNITNILGGALQAPYNNTMTGQTLSTGSNTVDFLITNNLVNATNHAIGGVIIMSNVNITATGISGCVKNAPNYLVSPLTEWGCTDPASVNYGSQYKLNDGSCLSSFCSALNVFNVVQIKQDGAGTTPYIQFAIQNNSSVTITNASFSFSITTINPGVPLDLSADVIPSIPSGSFGIVKVHILNNVSNLTGQTFTISGKFSSTFPQGPETCDITVPMTTISTDNIGCTDPNAMNYNQYANVDDGECVDPIDITLGAVSPYCQGGYGSVTCAVDGGTPPYSFNFNSFDSTALLPGNYTFSVQDNTPAKYGGPFTEIFQVSISSAPPFICNLTRNGSMLEATINGNNPNGSYIWLKDGQTEDTTSVNEYPIDGNGVYKCYVESDPNPDLSKCWTYSNAVKVTDAGIEIIDYDAIQIYPNPNNGVFIVDLGTIEAEGTLFVRDIQGKLVEQQSILSTRAFTHQMDLTHLSKGMYLIEITTENKRMMSKIVIQ, encoded by the coding sequence ATGAAAAGATATCTAAAATTTTTCTCCGTTTTATTATTTACCCTTTTTGCTTTTCAGTCACAAGAAGCTAAAGCTCAATCTTGTGCTACTTTATCTTTTGATTCATTAAGATTTGTTTATAACGGTATTCCAGGAAGTTATTCCTACCGAGCCTATATTTCGAATACGGGAACAGCCGTTACAGGAGCGAATGTTGTTTTGAATATTACCAATATTCTAGGTGGTGCGCTTCAAGCTCCATACAATAATACCATGACAGGGCAAACACTTTCAACAGGTTCTAATACCGTTGATTTTTTGATTACCAATAACTTAGTTAATGCTACAAACCATGCCATTGGAGGGGTTATTATCATGAGTAATGTGAATATTACCGCCACAGGAATTAGTGGATGTGTGAAAAATGCTCCAAACTACTTAGTAAGCCCGCTCACTGAATGGGGATGTACAGATCCTGCGTCAGTGAATTATGGAAGTCAGTATAAGTTAAATGATGGTTCTTGTTTGTCATCATTTTGTTCGGCATTAAATGTATTTAACGTCGTACAGATAAAACAAGATGGTGCAGGAACAACACCATATATCCAGTTTGCTATCCAGAATAATTCAAGTGTTACAATAACAAATGCAAGCTTCTCTTTTTCTATTACTACAATAAACCCTGGTGTGCCATTAGATTTATCTGCCGATGTGATTCCATCTATCCCTTCAGGATCTTTTGGAATTGTGAAAGTGCATATATTGAATAATGTCAGTAATTTAACTGGGCAGACTTTTACGATTTCTGGGAAATTTTCGTCAACCTTCCCGCAAGGTCCAGAAACATGTGATATCACAGTTCCGATGACTACCATCTCTACAGATAATATAGGATGTACAGACCCTAATGCAATGAATTATAACCAATATGCCAATGTGGATGATGGAGAATGCGTTGACCCAATAGATATTACACTAGGAGCTGTTTCGCCATACTGCCAAGGAGGATATGGATCTGTAACTTGTGCTGTAGATGGAGGAACACCACCTTATTCGTTCAATTTTAATAGTTTTGATTCAACAGCTTTACTACCTGGAAATTATACATTTTCTGTACAAGATAATACTCCAGCAAAATACGGAGGGCCATTCACAGAAATATTTCAAGTTTCTATTAGTTCAGCTCCACCATTTATTTGTAATTTAACAAGAAATGGATCTATGCTAGAAGCTACAATCAATGGAAATAATCCAAATGGATCTTATATTTGGTTGAAAGATGGTCAAACCGAAGATACTACTTCTGTAAATGAGTATCCAATAGATGGTAATGGAGTTTATAAATGTTATGTAGAGTCTGATCCAAACCCAGATTTATCAAAATGTTGGACTTATTCAAATGCTGTAAAAGTAACTGATGCTGGAATAGAAATTATTGATTATGATGCTATTCAAATTTATCCAAATCCAAATAATGGAGTGTTCATTGTAGATCTTGGAACAATAGAAGCAGAAGGAACGCTATTTGTTAGAGATATACAAGGAAAGCTTGTAGAGCAACAATCGATACTTAGTACACGAGCTTTTACTCATCAGATGGATCTTACACATTTATCAAAAGGAATGTACCTGATAGAAATCACAACAGAGAACAAAAGAATGATGTCTAAGATTGTGATTCAATAA
- a CDS encoding 4Fe-4S dicluster domain-containing protein has protein sequence MAIIITDECINCGACEVECPNNAIYEGGIAWSFSEGTNRSGMSKLLDGKEVDSDKELEPVEYDYYYIVPEKCTECIGFHEDPQCAAVCPVDCCVPNEDLVESSEELQKKKDYLHA, from the coding sequence ATGGCAATCATTATTACAGATGAGTGTATAAATTGTGGCGCCTGCGAGGTAGAATGCCCAAACAATGCTATCTACGAAGGAGGAATCGCTTGGTCTTTTTCAGAAGGGACGAATAGAAGCGGAATGTCAAAACTTTTGGATGGAAAGGAAGTAGATTCCGATAAAGAATTGGAACCTGTAGAGTATGATTATTATTATATCGTACCCGAAAAATGTACCGAGTGTATTGGTTTTCATGAAGATCCACAATGTGCGGCAGTTTGCCCAGTAGATTGTTGTGTGCCTAACGAAGACCTTGTAGAAAGTTCAGAAGAATTACAAAAGAAAAAGGATTATTTACATGCCTAG
- a CDS encoding metal-dependent transcriptional regulator, whose amino-acid sequence MPLSISEENYLKAIYKWQSRREGAVTTNQIADELQTKAASVTDMLKKLSDKDLCIYQKYKGANLTDKGFIIASNIVRKHRLWEFFLVEKLQFGWEKVHPIAEQLEHIDSDELVDRLNNFLGSPKWDPHGNPIPDKEGNLPKRQTKRLSICTEGQKCTLLGVKSDTPSLLVYLDKVELGLGTVLNIEEILDFDGSFIISFKSKTLTISKEIANLLIVKKYDENN is encoded by the coding sequence ATGCCATTATCTATTTCAGAAGAAAATTATTTAAAAGCTATTTATAAATGGCAAAGCAGAAGGGAGGGAGCAGTAACTACGAATCAAATTGCCGATGAGTTACAGACAAAGGCTGCTTCTGTTACAGATATGCTAAAAAAACTTTCTGATAAAGATTTATGTATCTATCAAAAATATAAAGGTGCTAATTTAACAGACAAGGGATTCATTATTGCCTCTAATATTGTTAGGAAACACCGTCTTTGGGAATTTTTTTTGGTAGAGAAACTTCAATTTGGGTGGGAGAAAGTTCATCCCATTGCAGAACAGCTTGAACATATAGATTCTGATGAATTGGTAGATCGTTTAAACAACTTTTTAGGTTCCCCAAAATGGGATCCGCATGGAAATCCGATTCCTGATAAAGAGGGTAATTTGCCAAAAAGACAAACCAAAAGATTGAGTATTTGTACGGAAGGTCAAAAATGCACACTGCTCGGTGTTAAGAGTGATACACCTTCCTTGTTAGTTTATTTAGATAAAGTAGAATTGGGATTAGGTACAGTTTTAAACATTGAAGAAATATTAGATTTCGATGGCTCATTCATTATCTCATTTAAATCTAAAACACTCACAATAAGTAAAGAAATTGCCAATTTGTTGATCGTAAAAAAATATGATGAAAATAATTAA
- a CDS encoding zinc ABC transporter substrate-binding protein: MMKIINYLKVFIFIFLFFSCESGKKEENKSPENSKVKILATTNIIADLLEKTLPEEFEVVSLMGAGVDPHYYKASQGDLVKMQNADIIVYNGLHLEGKMTDILSKLAKRKTVLNLSKGLNENDILTSGDHTKVVDPHFWFNILLWKKAGENLLVKIGRKYPKLEKKITQKSAQYFKKLEGLDQTVRGLLERVPKEKRILYTAHDAFRYFGEAYEVEVLALQGLSTTTEYGIKDINDMVETILESDISAIFVESSVSPKAMKAVVEACTEKGKPIKIGGELFSDALGDKGTEGEDYISMIQHNIHTFIEAVK; the protein is encoded by the coding sequence ATGATGAAAATAATTAATTATCTAAAAGTATTTATCTTTATTTTTCTGTTTTTTTCTTGTGAAAGTGGTAAGAAAGAAGAAAATAAAAGCCCAGAAAATTCTAAAGTAAAAATATTGGCTACCACAAATATTATTGCGGATCTTTTGGAAAAAACTTTACCCGAAGAATTTGAAGTAGTTTCATTGATGGGAGCAGGAGTAGACCCTCATTATTACAAGGCATCACAAGGTGATTTGGTTAAAATGCAAAATGCAGACATAATTGTGTATAACGGTTTGCATCTTGAGGGGAAAATGACGGATATATTGTCAAAACTTGCCAAAAGAAAAACGGTATTAAATTTATCAAAAGGACTGAATGAAAATGACATATTGACGAGTGGTGACCATACAAAAGTTGTGGATCCTCACTTTTGGTTTAATATTCTTTTGTGGAAAAAAGCAGGAGAAAATCTATTGGTTAAAATAGGTCGTAAATATCCAAAATTGGAGAAGAAAATCACGCAAAAATCCGCACAATACTTTAAGAAACTTGAAGGATTAGATCAAACAGTAAGAGGACTGTTAGAAAGAGTGCCTAAAGAAAAAAGAATTCTTTATACAGCTCATGATGCATTTAGATATTTTGGGGAAGCTTACGAAGTTGAAGTTTTAGCATTACAAGGATTATCGACCACTACAGAATATGGGATAAAAGACATAAATGATATGGTAGAAACGATTCTAGAGAGCGATATCTCTGCCATTTTTGTGGAGTCCTCTGTTTCTCCAAAGGCTATGAAAGCGGTAGTAGAAGCTTGTACGGAAAAAGGAAAACCAATAAAGATAGGGGGAGAATTATTTTCTGATGCCTTGGGTGATAAAGGAACAGAAGGAGAAGATTATATTTCTATGATCCAACATAATATTCATACTTTTATTGAAGCTGTAAAATGA
- a CDS encoding metal ABC transporter permease, with translation MEIFDQNFWWIFLSALLIAIPNAILGSFLILRKMAMIGDAISHAVLPGIVIAYIFTQNYQSIWMLIAAAGVGVLAAVMIESFNKFGRLQEDASIGVTYTWLFASGVVLISWFNDDLDIDQDCVLFGEIAYLPLDLIQITDQLLIPNGFLQALFMFVVVISLVLIFYKGLFITSFDESYAISIGVSAVGINYVLMSLVSFVTVFSFDAVGAILVLALMVVPSATAYLLSENLKKMLFLSSVFAVTGVFFGYLLAVLINGSIAGAIASILGLQFLMIFLLQLIFSKKRQKQIVSD, from the coding sequence ATGGAAATATTTGATCAGAATTTTTGGTGGATTTTCCTTTCCGCTTTGCTCATAGCGATTCCCAATGCCATTCTCGGTTCTTTTTTGATACTTCGAAAAATGGCAATGATTGGTGATGCAATTTCTCACGCTGTTTTACCAGGAATCGTTATTGCCTATATTTTTACTCAAAATTATCAATCTATTTGGATGCTTATTGCTGCTGCTGGAGTAGGAGTTTTGGCTGCTGTAATGATCGAAAGCTTCAATAAATTTGGACGCTTGCAAGAGGATGCCTCCATCGGGGTCACCTATACTTGGCTTTTTGCATCGGGTGTGGTGCTTATTTCTTGGTTTAATGACGATTTGGATATCGATCAAGATTGTGTTCTTTTTGGAGAAATAGCCTATTTACCTTTAGATCTTATCCAGATTACAGATCAATTATTGATTCCCAATGGTTTTCTTCAAGCTCTTTTTATGTTTGTTGTTGTTATTTCATTGGTTCTTATATTTTATAAAGGTTTGTTTATTACCAGTTTTGATGAATCTTATGCTATTAGTATTGGTGTTTCAGCAGTGGGAATCAATTATGTGTTGATGAGTTTGGTTTCTTTTGTAACCGTATTTTCCTTTGATGCTGTGGGAGCTATTTTGGTTCTTGCCTTAATGGTTGTTCCATCGGCAACGGCTTATTTACTCTCCGAAAATCTCAAAAAAATGCTTTTCCTCTCTTCTGTTTTTGCAGTTACAGGTGTGTTTTTTGGATATCTTTTGGCTGTGCTTATTAATGGATCTATAGCTGGTGCAATCGCTTCAATACTTGGACTTCAATTTCTGATGATTTTTCTCCTGCAACTCATTTTTTCGAAAAAAAGACAAAAACAGATCGTTTCTGACTAA
- a CDS encoding metal ABC transporter ATP-binding protein produces MKKEPIIEVHDLTVSYDKKPVLWDVDFTIPKGVICGVLGPNGSGKSTLLKSIMGLLSLDSGSVKLFGTDLKNIRRKVAYVPQRESVDWDFPASVLDVVLMGLYAHKSIFQRISKADKDWAMHCLEKVKMESFASRQISQLSGGQQQRVFIARALAQKPELFLMDEPFAGVDATTEKSIMDLLRNMKEEGKTILVVHHDLQTVNNYFDWLVFMNTRLVASGKMEDVFQKEILEETYGGQLSILSQVLHVLKQKEIGRKEHH; encoded by the coding sequence ATGAAAAAGGAGCCTATAATTGAAGTTCATGATTTGACCGTGAGCTATGATAAAAAACCCGTACTTTGGGATGTGGATTTCACGATTCCTAAAGGTGTAATTTGTGGGGTTTTGGGTCCTAATGGCTCAGGGAAATCAACATTACTGAAATCTATTATGGGGCTTTTATCTTTGGATAGTGGTTCTGTAAAACTTTTCGGAACTGATTTAAAAAATATTAGAAGAAAAGTTGCTTATGTTCCACAGAGAGAATCTGTTGATTGGGATTTTCCTGCTTCTGTTTTAGATGTTGTGCTTATGGGTTTGTATGCGCATAAGTCTATTTTTCAAAGAATTAGTAAGGCTGATAAAGATTGGGCAATGCATTGTCTTGAAAAAGTTAAAATGGAAAGTTTTGCAAGTAGACAAATTTCTCAACTTTCTGGTGGACAACAACAAAGAGTTTTTATAGCCAGAGCTTTGGCTCAAAAGCCAGAACTTTTTCTAATGGACGAGCCTTTTGCTGGAGTAGATGCAACTACAGAAAAATCGATAATGGATCTTCTAAGAAACATGAAAGAGGAAGGTAAAACAATTTTAGTTGTTCATCATGATTTACAAACGGTAAACAACTATTTCGATTGGCTGGTTTTTATGAATACAAGATTAGTTGCTTCGGGTAAAATGGAGGACGTGTTCCAAAAAGAGATTTTAGAAGAAACTTATGGAGGACAATTATCTATTTTATCTCAAGTTCTACACGTGTTAAAACAAAAAGAAATAGGACGAAAAGAGCATCACTAA
- a CDS encoding beta-lactamase family protein, with amino-acid sequence MRIILSLAFILAMLSCEKEEALKTSLPDPKNIQTEEDLSEYLSLLSKSKTIQGFSLSIASQQEIVFQSYFGFSDAAKQKSYTNQTQNSIASISKTFLAAATSDAIEKGLFSWETDINNVLPFTISNPNIEQHQILIKDLATHTSGINDGKDYLKENYYILENQNIDGELGQILTQKIGIKKGSKIPLETYLENLLISSDGKYHSDYFTTDLPTDWTYSNTATALLGLAIEHQSGMPYEDYLQKYIFAPLHLSATSFDLQSQLSNMTKWYYDENQSFPRYANHSPVEGGVYSNNIDMALYLKDMMLGLQNHSQANFSNTFYQRIFSPKLQKGIVPNDFAENMGMLWYLKQGTWQHGGNDLGNSSHIQIDENGLFGFILQTNMDATFVGNTEKWIEIKNKISLAINQYRAAKKL; translated from the coding sequence ATGAGAATAATATTAAGCTTAGCATTCATTCTAGCCATGCTATCCTGTGAAAAGGAAGAAGCATTAAAAACATCACTCCCTGATCCTAAAAATATTCAAACTGAAGAAGACCTTTCTGAGTACTTATCTCTATTGAGTAAAAGTAAGACCATTCAAGGTTTTTCCTTATCAATAGCTTCACAGCAAGAAATTGTCTTTCAATCATATTTCGGCTTTTCAGACGCTGCAAAACAAAAATCATACACCAATCAAACTCAAAACAGCATCGCTTCCATCAGTAAAACATTTTTAGCTGCTGCTACTTCTGATGCAATCGAAAAAGGGCTTTTTTCTTGGGAAACAGACATCAATAATGTATTGCCATTTACTATTTCCAACCCAAATATTGAGCAGCATCAAATTTTGATCAAAGATTTGGCAACCCATACTTCGGGTATCAATGATGGCAAAGATTATTTAAAAGAGAATTACTATATTCTAGAAAATCAAAATATTGACGGTGAATTAGGACAAATTCTCACTCAAAAAATTGGGATTAAAAAGGGATCAAAAATACCACTTGAAACCTACCTTGAAAATCTCTTAATTTCCTCGGATGGAAAATATCATTCTGATTATTTCACTACAGACCTTCCAACGGATTGGACATATTCTAATACTGCAACAGCTCTTTTGGGTCTTGCAATAGAGCATCAATCTGGAATGCCTTATGAAGACTATCTTCAAAAATATATTTTTGCACCGCTTCATCTGTCTGCTACCTCTTTTGATCTTCAATCTCAATTATCAAATATGACAAAATGGTATTACGATGAAAACCAATCGTTCCCAAGGTATGCGAATCATTCCCCAGTAGAAGGTGGTGTTTACTCAAACAATATTGATATGGCTTTGTATTTAAAAGATATGATGCTTGGGCTTCAAAATCACTCGCAAGCGAATTTTTCGAATACTTTTTATCAGAGAATCTTCAGCCCTAAACTCCAAAAAGGCATCGTTCCAAACGATTTTGCTGAAAACATGGGAATGCTTTGGTATTTGAAGCAAGGTACTTGGCAACATGGCGGAAACGATTTAGGGAATTCTTCACATATTCAGATTGACGAAAATGGGCTTTTTGGCTTTATTTTACAAACCAATATGGACGCTACATTTGTAGGAAATACTGAAAAATGGATTGAAATAAAGAACAAAATTTCCTTAGCGATTAATCAATATCGAGCCGCCAAAAAACTCTAA
- the serC gene encoding 3-phosphoserine/phosphohydroxythreonine transaminase: protein MKKHNYSAGPCILPQEVFKKAAESVLDFNNIGLSILEISHRSKDFVAVMENARSLVLELMNLDDNYTVLFLQGGASTQFLMTPFNFLKENGKAGYLDTGTWSNKAIKEAKMMGDIVVLGSSKEETYNHIPKGFEIPEGLDYVHYTSNNTIFGTQMNDFPAAKGALKICDMSSDIFSRQMDFAQFDMIYAGAQKNLGPAGATLVVVKKELLGKSDRQIPTMLDYNTHFKKDSMFNTPPVFSIYVSMLTLEWLKDNGGIEEMEKINNAKAALLYDEIDRNPLFEGHAKVEDRSKMNITFTLTDESKKEKFDQMWNEAGINGLNGHRSVGGYRASCYNALPLSSVQVLVDVMKQLEKEA, encoded by the coding sequence ATGAAAAAACACAACTATAGTGCAGGACCTTGTATCTTGCCACAAGAAGTATTCAAAAAAGCAGCAGAATCTGTTTTAGATTTTAATAATATCGGATTATCTATTTTAGAAATCTCTCACCGAAGTAAAGACTTTGTAGCAGTGATGGAAAATGCACGTTCATTAGTTTTAGAGCTTATGAATCTGGATGATAATTATACCGTATTATTTCTTCAAGGTGGAGCAAGTACACAGTTTTTGATGACTCCTTTTAATTTCTTAAAAGAAAATGGAAAAGCGGGATATTTAGATACAGGAACGTGGTCTAATAAAGCCATCAAAGAAGCTAAAATGATGGGAGATATTGTAGTGTTAGGAAGCTCAAAAGAAGAAACATATAATCATATCCCAAAAGGTTTTGAAATTCCTGAAGGTCTGGATTATGTGCATTATACATCAAATAATACCATCTTTGGAACGCAAATGAATGATTTTCCAGCAGCAAAGGGAGCTTTGAAAATTTGCGATATGTCTTCTGATATTTTTTCAAGACAAATGGATTTTGCTCAATTTGATATGATCTATGCAGGTGCTCAGAAAAACTTGGGTCCAGCAGGAGCTACTTTGGTAGTTGTAAAAAAGGAACTTTTAGGTAAATCAGATCGTCAGATTCCTACGATGTTGGATTATAACACGCATTTCAAAAAGGATTCAATGTTCAATACGCCACCAGTATTCTCTATCTATGTATCTATGCTTACACTAGAATGGCTTAAAGATAATGGAGGAATTGAGGAAATGGAGAAAATAAACAATGCAAAAGCAGCATTGTTGTATGATGAAATTGATAGAAACCCACTTTTTGAAGGTCATGCAAAAGTAGAAGATCGTTCTAAGATGAATATCACTTTTACCTTAACGGATGAATCTAAAAAGGAAAAATTTGATCAAATGTGGAATGAAGCAGGAATTAATGGTCTCAACGGTCACCGATCTGTAGGAGGTTATAGAGCATCTTGCTATAATGCATTGCCTTTATCTTCTGTTCAAGTATTGGTAGATGTGATGAAACAACTAGAAAAAGAAGCCTAA
- a CDS encoding metal ABC transporter permease codes for MVILIFIGISLLGIASGLVGSFTFLQKKALLGDAIAHAVFPGVAIGFMFSGTKDPVYLILGAIVFGFLSILSINAIIKYSKLKSDTAIALVLSVFFGLGVLFFTYIQHHYNASQTGLDKFLFGKAASMLKSDLYWLSAISLIILSGIVIFFRDFLIISFDKEYAETTGIKVKRAEFLLALFTILVIVIGVQIVGIVLMAALLLTPASTARFWTNKLSTMVILSAVFAAISGWLGVWISMSIEKMPTGPWIVISLSVISVFSILFSPKRGVLFRILKRKHIKMKMLEDNILKTFYHLAEEKQDFKTSRKLSHLMDRRFFEITHLKKGLKKLTKEQLLIKENKEFSLSSEGVKRAKRIVKLHRLWELYLSKKLRIAGDHVHDDADTIEHFINEDLEKELEAILDYPDQDPHQNKIPYH; via the coding sequence ATGGTTATATTGATATTTATAGGAATAAGCCTTTTGGGAATAGCCTCTGGTTTGGTAGGTTCTTTTACTTTTTTACAAAAAAAAGCCCTTTTAGGCGATGCTATTGCTCATGCTGTTTTTCCAGGAGTTGCCATAGGTTTTATGTTTAGTGGTACAAAAGATCCCGTTTATCTCATTCTGGGTGCCATCGTTTTTGGGTTTTTATCCATACTCTCTATCAATGCTATTATTAAGTATTCCAAACTAAAATCAGATACGGCAATTGCTTTAGTTTTAAGTGTGTTTTTTGGTTTGGGTGTTTTGTTTTTTACTTATATTCAACATCATTATAATGCTTCGCAAACGGGACTAGATAAATTCTTGTTTGGAAAAGCTGCATCTATGCTCAAAAGTGATTTGTATTGGCTTTCTGCCATAAGCTTGATTATTTTATCTGGAATTGTGATTTTCTTTAGGGATTTTCTCATCATTAGTTTTGATAAAGAATATGCAGAAACTACAGGAATCAAAGTAAAACGTGCCGAATTTTTATTGGCTCTTTTTACTATTTTAGTTATTGTGATAGGCGTACAGATTGTAGGAATTGTTTTAATGGCTGCCTTACTATTAACACCTGCATCTACAGCACGTTTTTGGACCAATAAACTATCTACAATGGTGATTTTATCAGCCGTTTTTGCTGCTATTTCTGGTTGGTTGGGTGTATGGATTTCCATGAGTATCGAAAAAATGCCCACAGGACCATGGATTGTTATCTCTCTATCGGTAATTTCAGTTTTTTCTATTTTATTTTCTCCAAAAAGAGGTGTTCTATTTAGAATTCTGAAAAGAAAACACATCAAAATGAAAATGTTAGAGGATAATATCTTGAAAACATTTTATCATTTGGCAGAAGAAAAACAAGATTTCAAAACTTCGAGAAAATTGAGTCATTTGATGGATCGACGTTTTTTTGAGATCACTCATTTAAAAAAAGGACTGAAAAAACTTACAAAAGAACAGCTTTTAATAAAAGAGAATAAAGAATTTTCCCTGAGTTCTGAAGGAGTTAAAAGAGCTAAAAGAATCGTGAAATTACACAGACTATGGGAATTATATCTAAGTAAAAAGCTGAGAATAGCTGGAGACCATGTTCATGATGATGCCGATACTATAGAGCATTTTATCAACGAGGATTTGGAGAAAGAACTAGAAGCTATTTTGGATTACCCAGACCAAGATCCACATCAAAACAAAATACCTTATCACTAA